The following coding sequences are from one Paenibacillus stellifer window:
- the hemW gene encoding radical SAM family heme chaperone HemW, translating into MTTHTDRTGARPPEAVYIHIPFCTNKCFYCDFNSYVLKDQPVMDYLRALDREMELTVLENPPGEIKTIFVGGGTPTVLKPDEMAYFLKSVKRHFPNWSEDIEFSMEANPGTTDPEKLAVMREGGVNRVSFGVQAFQNELLSGIGRIHNTDDVYRSLENARAAGFENLSIDLMFGLPNQTVEMLAGSVKAALALGLPHYSIYSLKVEENTLFHTLYNRNQLPLPNEEDELAMYLLLMDSMSEAGYEQYEISNFAKPGMGSRHNITYWLNEDYYGLGAGAHGYVRRMRHMNVKGVNAYVDAIKNGLPRLHATPVTREEAMEDFMMVGLRMLEGVQTVAFREQFGVAMEDIFGQQLHKMTSAGLLEKEGAVYRLSRQGILFGNDVFGEFVGVLTEV; encoded by the coding sequence ATGACAACTCATACAGACCGCACGGGCGCTCGTCCGCCTGAAGCGGTATATATTCATATTCCGTTCTGCACGAATAAATGTTTTTACTGCGATTTTAATTCCTATGTGCTGAAGGATCAGCCGGTCATGGATTATCTCCGCGCCCTGGACCGGGAGATGGAGCTGACAGTCTTGGAGAATCCGCCCGGCGAGATCAAGACTATATTTGTCGGGGGCGGTACGCCGACGGTGCTGAAGCCGGATGAGATGGCATATTTCCTGAAGTCGGTGAAAAGGCATTTTCCCAATTGGTCGGAGGATATTGAATTCTCGATGGAGGCCAATCCCGGCACAACCGATCCCGAGAAGCTGGCTGTGATGAGAGAAGGCGGCGTCAACCGGGTCAGCTTCGGCGTTCAGGCGTTTCAGAATGAGCTGCTGAGCGGAATCGGCCGGATTCACAATACAGATGATGTGTACCGCAGTCTGGAGAATGCCCGGGCCGCCGGGTTTGAGAATCTGTCGATCGACCTCATGTTCGGTCTGCCGAACCAGACGGTCGAGATGCTGGCAGGCAGCGTAAAGGCTGCATTGGCGCTCGGACTTCCCCATTATTCGATCTATAGCTTGAAGGTGGAAGAGAATACGCTGTTTCATACGCTGTACAACCGCAACCAGCTGCCGCTCCCGAACGAGGAGGATGAACTGGCGATGTACCTGCTGCTGATGGACTCCATGAGTGAGGCGGGATATGAGCAGTATGAAATCAGCAACTTCGCCAAGCCGGGGATGGGCAGCCGGCACAATATAACCTACTGGCTGAACGAGGATTATTACGGGCTAGGAGCGGGAGCTCACGGGTATGTCCGGCGGATGCGGCATATGAATGTAAAAGGCGTTAACGCCTACGTCGACGCGATCAAGAACGGACTGCCCCGCCTGCATGCGACTCCGGTAACCCGGGAAGAAGCGATGGAGGATTTCATGATGGTGGGCCTCCGGATGCTGGAGGGCGTGCAGACCGTGGCTTTCCGGGAGCAATTCGGAGTGGCAATGGAGGATATTTTCGGACAGCAGCTGCATAAGATGACGAGTGCCGGCCTCCTTGAGAAAGAAGGCGCCGTGTATCGGCTCAGCCGCCAGGGAATTTTGTTCGGGAACGATGTGTTTGGGGAATTTGTAGGCGTGTTAACAGAAGTTTGA
- a CDS encoding N-acetyltransferase → MITKSQPKPVETESATAIVCRKAILEDVEPLAQMIEEYAERGIMLPRSRKVLERQIDQFVVAEIDGRVVGCGSLCRLGTDLVEIRSLGLRDECKRMGIGSMIVEELIKEAQHQQIPKIMALTYAVNFFVKNGFSVVDKEVFPEKVWTDCVNCSKQNACDEIAVLKMI, encoded by the coding sequence GTGATAACCAAGTCGCAACCCAAACCCGTAGAGACCGAGTCCGCCACGGCCATCGTGTGCAGAAAGGCTATTCTGGAGGACGTTGAACCGCTGGCCCAGATGATCGAGGAGTATGCTGAGCGCGGGATTATGCTGCCCCGTTCACGCAAGGTGCTGGAACGGCAGATCGATCAGTTCGTTGTTGCGGAGATCGACGGTAGGGTAGTTGGTTGCGGGTCGCTGTGCCGTCTGGGCACCGATCTGGTTGAAATTCGCTCTCTCGGCCTTCGGGATGAATGCAAGCGCATGGGCATCGGCTCCATGATTGTGGAAGAACTGATCAAGGAAGCCCAGCACCAGCAGATTCCGAAGATTATGGCGCTGACGTATGCAGTGAACTTCTTCGTGAAGAACGGCTTCTCCGTGGTCGATAAAGAAGTGTTCCCGGAGAAAGTATGGACGGACTGCGTGAACTGCTCCAAGCAGAATGCTTGCGATGAAATCGCCGTATTGAAAATGATCTAA
- the rpsT gene encoding 30S ribosomal protein S20, which yields MPNIKSAVKRVKTTEKRRALNISQKSALRTAVKAADVALEGTEVQTAQAAFLAASKKLDKAVSKGLVHKNAAARKKSRLAKKLNALSAQG from the coding sequence ATGCCAAACATTAAATCCGCGGTAAAACGCGTTAAGACAACGGAAAAGCGCCGTGCGCTGAACATTTCTCAGAAGTCCGCTCTTCGTACAGCTGTTAAGGCTGCTGACGTAGCGCTGGAAGGTACGGAAGTACAAACTGCTCAAGCTGCTTTCCTCGCTGCTTCCAAAAAGCTGGACAAGGCCGTTAGCAAAGGTCTGGTTCATAAGAATGCGGCTGCCCGCAAGAAATCCCGCTTGGCGAAGAAACTGAACGCTCTGTCCGCTCAAGGCTAA
- the hrcA gene encoding heat-inducible transcriptional repressor HrcA, which yields MLSERQRMILNAIVDDYIRSAEPVGSRSISKRGDVKYSPATIRNEMADLEELGFLEQPHTSAGRIPSHKGYRYYVDHLVPWSSLDLSETKTIRAFFAEKLNATEQLIQHAALILSNMTNYTSILLGPEVFHTSLRHFQLLPLDDRTAVAIIVTSTGQVENRKVNIPPEISISEMEKVVNLLNSKLIGVPLYKLKSRLYSELGQEMQRHISHYEELMQMLDTAFDSDSEPRVYLSGATNMLIQPEFRDVEKVKDILDLLEETPTLLKMLDPAAYGSGIQVRIGTENKHEAFADCSLITATYSIDGEAVGSIGILGPTRMEYARVMRILGVLSRDLTELLGHWYK from the coding sequence ATGTTAAGCGAACGCCAGAGAATGATACTGAATGCCATCGTGGACGATTATATTCGCTCGGCCGAGCCGGTTGGGTCGCGCAGCATTTCCAAGCGCGGCGATGTCAAGTACAGTCCCGCGACCATCCGCAACGAAATGGCCGATCTGGAAGAGCTTGGCTTTCTGGAACAACCGCATACTTCGGCAGGGCGTATTCCCTCGCACAAGGGCTACCGGTACTATGTAGACCATCTGGTTCCGTGGAGCTCTCTTGATCTCAGCGAGACGAAGACGATCCGGGCTTTCTTCGCCGAGAAGCTGAATGCCACCGAGCAGCTGATCCAGCATGCGGCCCTGATTCTATCCAATATGACGAATTACACTTCCATCCTTCTGGGACCGGAGGTTTTTCATACTTCCCTGCGGCATTTTCAACTGCTGCCGCTGGACGACCGGACCGCGGTCGCGATTATCGTGACCAGCACCGGACAGGTTGAGAACCGGAAGGTGAACATCCCTCCGGAAATTTCGATCTCTGAAATGGAGAAGGTAGTCAACCTGCTCAACAGCAAGCTGATCGGTGTGCCGCTCTACAAGCTGAAGAGCCGCCTCTATTCGGAGCTCGGCCAGGAAATGCAGCGCCACATCTCGCACTACGAGGAACTCATGCAGATGCTGGACACGGCCTTCGACAGCGATTCGGAGCCGCGCGTCTATCTCAGCGGCGCGACCAACATGCTGATTCAGCCGGAATTCAGGGATGTCGAGAAGGTTAAGGATATCCTTGATTTGCTGGAGGAGACGCCGACACTGCTCAAGATGCTCGATCCCGCCGCCTACGGCAGCGGCATCCAGGTGCGTATCGGTACCGAGAACAAACATGAAGCCTTTGCGGACTGCAGCCTGATCACCGCGACGTATTCCATTGACGGCGAAGCGGTCGGCAGCATCGGGATTCTGGGTCCGACCCGGATGGAGTACGCGAGGGTTATGAGAATTTTGGGCGTTTTGTCCCGAGATTTGACAGAGCTGCTGGGACATTGGTATAAGTGA
- a CDS encoding TetR/AcrR family transcriptional regulator, which translates to MADKPRSYDAVQTREGILSHAKVLFSKKGYGGVSISDICRAAGCSKGSIYHHFNSKEDLFIQLARSAFESSWDDWDKRSAGYASASDKVHAYAEQFARHANLSLTKAGEDFISSLPAGSEALESFTKILTGYVKRFERLIEEGIDSGEFKSSNAAETAFILLSCYSGLAGNVRMMDKEEAVKLYRTAAGILLDGIRQ; encoded by the coding sequence ATGGCGGACAAACCGCGATCTTACGATGCTGTTCAGACCCGGGAGGGCATACTCAGCCACGCCAAAGTCCTCTTCTCGAAAAAAGGATACGGCGGCGTTTCGATCAGCGATATTTGCAGGGCAGCGGGCTGCAGCAAGGGCAGCATCTATCACCATTTCAATAGCAAGGAGGATCTCTTCATCCAGTTGGCCAGATCCGCTTTCGAGAGCTCCTGGGATGATTGGGATAAACGCTCTGCAGGCTATGCTTCCGCATCCGACAAGGTACATGCATACGCCGAGCAGTTCGCCAGACACGCGAACCTCTCGCTGACCAAAGCCGGTGAAGATTTCATCTCCTCCCTCCCCGCCGGCTCCGAAGCTCTTGAGTCCTTCACAAAGATTCTGACCGGTTACGTGAAGCGCTTTGAACGATTGATCGAGGAAGGGATCGACAGCGGTGAATTCAAGTCCAGCAATGCTGCTGAGACAGCGTTCATTCTGCTGAGCTGCTATTCGGGGCTTGCAGGCAATGTGCGCATGATGGACAAGGAAGAAGCTGTCAAGCTGTACCGGACCGCGGCTGGCATCCTGCTTGACGGCATCCGACAATGA
- a CDS encoding stage II sporulation protein P yields the protein MDRKWFRLWNFARLRAKALEALALGRTMLLLACGSLVFFLLLGAGGMAGQKLDNSPLPSMKGLAASLSAGLFKELLGMEVPHLPETKEPSALSGEKVTSFVFQLLTSVNPGDPKSLLSRELPGMAADDAVLLRSGSGGTPGAPADYHPGQDGAAGETAQPQATPQPQTGGGSEGDGTGGDNGEGAAAGSPAESAAPEPSASAANGNADQPNQQNQEGQDKRIMIYHSHPREAYNPLLSLQSDNPSSADPDKNVMLVGSYIARRLEERGIGTLHTEDDYATEVADYNWNYSYKYSRATVKAAMSEHAGMTELIDIHRDSQRYDKTTTVINGKSYAQVYFILGRANKDWKENEAFANSIHKLLEKKYPGLSRGIWGKSSGKGNNGEYNQSLSPTSVLIEVGGIDNTEAELKATAEVLADAIADLYWNSHQAEKANAKTEDGTAGGGSAGAEGGAGEAN from the coding sequence ATGGACAGAAAATGGTTTCGCCTATGGAACTTCGCCCGGCTGCGCGCCAAAGCGCTGGAGGCGCTAGCGCTCGGCCGAACAATGCTGCTGCTTGCCTGCGGGTCCCTCGTATTCTTTCTGCTGCTGGGTGCCGGAGGAATGGCGGGTCAGAAGCTGGACAACTCTCCGCTGCCTTCCATGAAAGGATTGGCGGCATCCTTGTCCGCCGGTCTCTTCAAGGAATTGCTCGGGATGGAGGTTCCGCATCTGCCCGAAACGAAGGAGCCTTCCGCTCTCTCGGGCGAGAAGGTTACGAGCTTCGTCTTTCAGCTTCTGACGAGCGTGAACCCCGGCGATCCGAAGAGTCTTCTGTCCCGCGAGCTGCCCGGCATGGCGGCGGATGACGCCGTGCTGCTGCGAAGCGGCTCCGGCGGAACGCCCGGAGCCCCGGCCGACTACCATCCCGGACAAGATGGAGCCGCGGGAGAAACGGCCCAGCCGCAGGCGACTCCGCAGCCGCAGACGGGCGGCGGCAGCGAGGGAGACGGCACAGGCGGGGATAATGGCGAAGGCGCAGCGGCAGGCTCTCCCGCAGAGAGCGCGGCGCCCGAGCCATCGGCTTCGGCAGCCAACGGCAATGCGGATCAGCCCAATCAGCAAAATCAGGAAGGACAGGACAAGCGGATCATGATCTACCATTCCCATCCGCGGGAAGCCTATAATCCGCTGCTGAGCTTGCAGAGCGACAATCCGAGCTCCGCCGACCCCGACAAGAATGTGATGCTGGTAGGCTCGTATATTGCCCGGAGGCTGGAAGAACGGGGCATTGGCACCCTGCACACCGAAGATGATTATGCCACTGAGGTTGCGGATTACAACTGGAATTATTCCTATAAATATTCCCGGGCCACGGTGAAGGCGGCGATGAGCGAGCATGCAGGGATGACGGAGCTGATCGACATTCACCGTGACTCCCAGCGATATGACAAGACGACAACGGTGATTAACGGCAAATCCTACGCGCAGGTTTATTTTATCCTTGGACGCGCGAATAAGGACTGGAAGGAGAACGAGGCGTTCGCGAACAGCATCCACAAGCTGCTGGAGAAGAAATATCCAGGCTTGTCCCGGGGCATCTGGGGTAAATCGTCGGGCAAGGGCAATAATGGCGAATATAATCAATCGCTGTCTCCGACCAGCGTCCTGATCGAGGTTGGCGGCATTGACAACACGGAGGCCGAGCTGAAAGCTACAGCAGAGGTGCTGGCGGATGCCATCGCGGACCTGTATTGGAACAGCCATCAGGCGGAGAAAGCGAACGCGAAGACGGAAGACGGAACAGCCGGAGGCGGATCGGCGGGAGCGGAAGGCGGAGCGGGCGAGGCGAATTAG
- the lepA gene encoding translation elongation factor 4, with protein sequence MTDVQKRQEKIRNFSIIAHIDHGKSTLADRILEYTGALSSREMQDQVLDQMDLERERGITIKLQAVRLSYRADDGEEYLLNLIDTPGHVDFTYEVSRSLAACEGALLVVDAAQGIEAQTLANVYLALDNNLEILPVINKIDLPSADPERVKQEIEDVIGLDASEAVLASAKAGIGIKEILEQVVKQVPPPTGDPDQPLKALIFDSHYDPYKGVIVYVRVVDGSIRAGSKIKMMATDKTFEVIEVGAFMPRMSIVNELNVGDVGFIVAGIKHVGDTRVGDTVTDAKHPTAEPLPGYRKINPMVYCGLYPIETSDYNDLREALEKLQLNDASLSFEPETSSALGFGFRCGFLGLLHMEIIQERIEREFNLPLITTAPSVIYRIKLTNGEMIEIDNPSNYPEVGKIDYVEEPYVKAGIIVPNDFVGTVMELCQNKRGEFVNMEYLDSNRVTITYEIPLSEIVYDFFDQLKSGTKGYASFDYELSGYRQSNLVKMDILLNGEQVDALSFIVHRDRAYNRGRIICEKLRGIIPRQMFEVPIQASVGTKVVARETVKAMRKNVLAKCYGGDISRKRKLLEKQKEGKKRMKQVGSVEVPQEAFMAVLKIDE encoded by the coding sequence ATGACTGACGTTCAGAAACGACAAGAAAAAATCCGCAATTTCTCGATAATTGCACATATAGACCATGGCAAGTCAACGCTTGCCGACCGGATTCTGGAATACACCGGGGCACTGAGCTCCCGTGAAATGCAGGATCAGGTGCTCGATCAGATGGATCTGGAGCGCGAGCGCGGCATTACGATCAAGCTGCAAGCGGTCCGGCTGTCTTACCGCGCGGACGACGGCGAAGAGTATCTGCTGAACCTGATCGATACGCCGGGACACGTCGACTTCACCTATGAGGTGTCGCGCAGTCTTGCGGCCTGCGAAGGCGCGCTACTCGTTGTTGACGCCGCCCAGGGCATCGAGGCCCAGACGCTGGCCAACGTCTATCTGGCGCTGGACAACAATCTGGAGATTCTGCCGGTCATCAACAAGATTGATCTTCCGAGCGCCGATCCCGAGCGGGTCAAGCAGGAGATCGAGGATGTTATCGGACTGGACGCCAGCGAGGCGGTGCTGGCATCCGCGAAGGCGGGCATCGGCATCAAGGAAATTCTGGAGCAGGTGGTCAAGCAGGTTCCGCCGCCAACCGGCGATCCCGATCAGCCGCTGAAGGCGCTGATCTTCGACTCCCACTATGATCCTTATAAAGGTGTTATCGTCTACGTCCGTGTTGTGGACGGCAGCATCCGGGCCGGCTCGAAGATCAAGATGATGGCGACCGACAAAACCTTCGAGGTTATCGAGGTTGGGGCATTCATGCCGCGGATGAGCATCGTGAACGAGCTTAATGTTGGCGATGTAGGCTTCATCGTAGCCGGCATCAAGCATGTCGGGGATACCCGGGTCGGCGATACCGTGACGGATGCGAAACATCCGACAGCCGAGCCGCTGCCCGGCTACCGCAAGATCAATCCGATGGTCTACTGCGGTCTGTATCCGATCGAGACCTCGGATTACAACGATCTGCGTGAAGCGCTGGAGAAGCTGCAACTGAATGACGCTTCCCTGAGCTTCGAGCCCGAGACGTCGAGCGCGCTCGGCTTCGGCTTCCGCTGCGGCTTCCTCGGACTGCTGCACATGGAGATCATTCAGGAGCGGATCGAGCGCGAGTTCAATCTTCCGTTGATCACGACGGCGCCGAGCGTTATCTACCGCATCAAGTTGACAAACGGAGAAATGATTGAGATCGACAACCCGTCGAACTATCCGGAGGTCGGCAAAATCGACTACGTTGAAGAGCCGTATGTCAAAGCGGGCATTATCGTGCCGAACGACTTCGTCGGCACAGTGATGGAGCTGTGCCAGAATAAGCGCGGCGAATTCGTCAACATGGAGTACCTCGATTCGAACCGGGTTACGATTACGTACGAAATTCCACTGTCCGAAATCGTCTATGACTTCTTCGACCAGCTGAAATCCGGTACGAAGGGCTATGCCTCCTTCGATTACGAGCTGTCGGGCTACCGGCAGTCGAATCTCGTGAAGATGGACATTCTGTTGAACGGCGAGCAGGTTGACGCCCTGTCGTTCATCGTGCATCGCGACCGCGCATACAACCGCGGACGCATCATCTGTGAGAAGCTGCGCGGCATCATCCCGCGCCAGATGTTCGAGGTGCCGATTCAGGCATCCGTCGGCACGAAGGTCGTCGCCCGCGAGACCGTCAAGGCGATGCGCAAGAACGTGCTTGCCAAGTGCTACGGCGGCGACATTTCGCGTAAGCGGAAGCTGCTGGAGAAGCAGAAGGAAGGCAAGAAGCGCATGAAGCAGGTCGGCAGCGTCGAGGTGCCGCAGGAAGCGTTCATGGCCGTGCTCAAGATCGACGAGTAG
- the gpr gene encoding GPR endopeptidase produces MELDLRLYSARTDLAIESKELAQGFGGNQPIPGVDEQVEESEGIKVTRLGVRSEEGAQRIGRTIGNYVTLEVPGLRGGDSGLQEKVSEVFAREFEAFMKRIGIGQGASVLIVGLGNWNVTPDSLGPLVVENALITRQFYELMPDQVSPGYRNVSAIAPGVLGLTGIESSEIVQGIVDRTKPDAIIAIDALASRSLERVNTTIQIADIGIHPGSGIGNKRRGLTKEVLGVPCIAIGVPTVCYASTIVGNVLEMMKNHFGGAEGRSKQIMGLLDSITEQERLALVKEVLEPLGHDLIVTPKEIDEFIEDIANVVATGLNAALHEAVDPGNAGAYTH; encoded by the coding sequence ATGGAACTGGATCTGCGGCTGTACTCGGCGCGTACCGATTTGGCGATTGAATCCAAAGAGCTGGCTCAGGGGTTTGGCGGAAACCAGCCGATACCCGGAGTGGACGAACAAGTGGAGGAATCGGAGGGAATCAAAGTGACCCGGCTTGGCGTGAGATCGGAGGAAGGGGCGCAGAGAATCGGCCGGACCATCGGTAATTATGTCACTCTGGAGGTTCCTGGCCTGCGCGGCGGGGATTCGGGGCTGCAGGAGAAAGTATCGGAGGTGTTCGCCCGGGAGTTCGAGGCTTTTATGAAACGGATCGGAATCGGACAGGGCGCCTCTGTCCTGATCGTCGGGCTTGGCAACTGGAATGTGACACCTGACTCGCTGGGCCCGCTTGTCGTGGAGAACGCGCTGATTACCCGTCAGTTCTATGAGCTGATGCCCGACCAGGTGTCGCCGGGGTATCGCAATGTGAGCGCCATCGCTCCTGGCGTGCTGGGATTAACCGGAATTGAGTCGAGCGAAATCGTCCAGGGCATCGTGGACCGGACGAAGCCGGACGCCATTATCGCGATTGATGCTCTGGCTTCCCGGTCGCTGGAGCGGGTCAACACGACGATCCAGATTGCCGATATCGGCATCCATCCCGGCTCGGGGATCGGCAACAAGCGCCGTGGGCTGACCAAGGAGGTACTGGGCGTCCCCTGCATCGCGATCGGCGTGCCGACGGTCTGCTATGCTTCCACCATCGTCGGCAATGTGCTGGAGATGATGAAGAATCACTTCGGCGGAGCGGAAGGACGCTCCAAGCAGATTATGGGGCTGCTGGACAGCATCACCGAGCAGGAGCGGCTCGCCCTGGTCAAGGAAGTGCTGGAACCGCTCGGACATGATTTGATCGTGACGCCGAAGGAAATCGATGAATTCATCGAGGACATCGCGAACGTTGTGGCGACCGGATTGAACGCGGCGCTGCATGAGGCGGTCGACCCCGGGAATGCGGGAGCCTATACGCACTGA
- a CDS encoding cation-translocating P-type ATPase, with protein MEFYRRSTAEVLEQVKSDSGGLSGWEARARLERDGYNELKGRERVPVWKLFLENFKDPLVIVLLVAAAVQAVLGHLVETLIIVFVLVLNAVISVVQTQKAESSLDALKQLAAPEAKAIRDGVTVRIPARELVKGDVVILEAGDYVPADGRVLTGESLKAEEGMLTGESEAAEKQSGVIEEEVPLGDRSNMVFSGSLIVYGRGSFVVTGTGGDTEIGKIAGLIESAEAKATPLQRKLESFGKRLGLVILVLCILIFGIEALRAWLSRGEADLTAGVLDALMFAVAVAVAAIPEALSSIVTIVLSVGTNQMAKQHAIIRRLPAVEALGSASVICTDKTGTLTQNKMTVVDYFLPRTERELFPENHKEWSTGERRLLHIAVLCNDSHINEEGKALGDPTEVALIAFSGSKNKDYREIRDSFPREAEIPFDSDRKLMSTVHSFDGQRTLLTKGGPDVLFGRCDYVLLNEDTVPLTDELRAEFMLANEEFSGRALRVLAYAYKHIEDGAVGTGDEQHLILVGLTAMIDPPREEVYDSIADANKAGIRTIMITGDHKTTAQAIGRDIGLMSEHDIAVTGRELDGMSDEELEKRLESIGVYARVSPENKIRIVRAWQHRGAITAMTGDGVNDAPALKQADIGVAMGSGTDVAKDSAAMILTDDNFVSIVKAVGVGRTVFDNIKKAIAYLFAGNLGAIIAILVALVLNWINPFTAIQLLFINLVNDSLPAIALGMEKAEPDVMRRKPRDIKEGIFAGGTLRVVIVRGLLIGGAVIISQYIGMQHSEEMSVAMAFSTLILARTLQTFAARSNSQTAFQAGFFSNRYVAGAVILCLCLYGFTVLPGVRRFFSIPEQFGLEHGLTAAGLALAAVILMELIKFAGNAARRTKAMTS; from the coding sequence ATGGAATTTTACCGAAGGAGCACAGCGGAAGTGCTCGAGCAGGTGAAGAGCGATAGCGGAGGGCTTTCCGGCTGGGAAGCTCGCGCCAGACTGGAGCGGGATGGCTATAATGAGCTGAAGGGAAGGGAGCGCGTCCCGGTCTGGAAGCTTTTTCTGGAAAATTTCAAGGACCCGCTCGTAATCGTGCTGCTGGTGGCTGCCGCTGTTCAAGCCGTGCTCGGGCATCTGGTTGAAACCTTGATTATCGTCTTCGTTCTGGTGCTGAATGCCGTAATCAGCGTCGTGCAGACCCAGAAGGCGGAGAGCTCGCTGGATGCCTTGAAGCAGCTGGCGGCCCCCGAGGCCAAAGCCATCCGAGACGGTGTGACTGTGCGGATTCCGGCGCGTGAGCTGGTGAAGGGCGATGTGGTCATCCTGGAGGCCGGTGACTATGTGCCTGCGGACGGACGGGTGCTTACAGGCGAAAGCCTCAAGGCGGAGGAAGGCATGCTCACCGGAGAATCGGAGGCCGCAGAGAAGCAGTCCGGAGTTATTGAGGAGGAGGTTCCGCTCGGGGACCGGAGCAATATGGTGTTCAGCGGCTCGCTCATCGTCTATGGCCGGGGAAGCTTCGTGGTGACCGGGACCGGAGGAGATACCGAAATCGGAAAGATCGCCGGTCTGATCGAAAGCGCGGAAGCGAAGGCTACCCCTCTGCAGCGCAAGCTGGAGAGCTTCGGAAAAAGGCTCGGTCTCGTCATTCTGGTGCTGTGCATACTGATCTTCGGCATCGAAGCACTGCGAGCTTGGCTGTCGAGAGGTGAAGCGGATTTGACGGCAGGCGTTCTGGACGCGCTGATGTTCGCTGTGGCGGTCGCCGTCGCCGCTATTCCGGAGGCCCTGTCCTCGATCGTGACGATCGTTCTCTCGGTCGGCACGAACCAGATGGCGAAGCAGCATGCGATCATCCGCAGACTGCCCGCTGTGGAAGCGCTAGGTTCCGCCAGCGTCATCTGTACCGACAAGACCGGCACCCTGACCCAGAATAAAATGACGGTGGTGGATTATTTTTTGCCCCGTACCGAAAGAGAGCTGTTCCCCGAGAATCACAAGGAATGGTCGACCGGTGAGCGGCGTCTGCTGCATATCGCTGTATTGTGCAATGACTCCCACATTAATGAGGAGGGAAAAGCGCTCGGCGATCCGACGGAGGTCGCGCTGATCGCCTTCAGCGGCAGCAAGAACAAGGATTACCGGGAAATCCGCGACAGCTTCCCTCGGGAGGCGGAGATCCCTTTTGACTCCGACCGGAAGCTAATGTCCACCGTGCATTCCTTCGACGGTCAGCGGACCTTGCTGACAAAAGGCGGACCTGATGTCCTGTTCGGACGATGCGACTACGTGCTGCTGAACGAAGACACTGTGCCGCTGACCGATGAGCTTCGGGCGGAGTTCATGCTGGCCAATGAGGAGTTCTCGGGACGCGCCTTGCGTGTGCTGGCCTATGCCTACAAACATATCGAAGACGGAGCTGTCGGGACCGGGGATGAGCAGCATCTCATCCTGGTCGGTCTGACGGCAATGATCGATCCTCCGCGCGAGGAGGTATACGATTCGATTGCGGATGCAAATAAAGCTGGCATCCGGACGATTATGATCACCGGGGACCACAAGACCACCGCACAAGCTATCGGACGGGATATCGGTCTTATGTCGGAGCATGATATTGCGGTCACTGGCAGGGAACTGGACGGAATGTCCGATGAGGAGCTTGAGAAGAGACTTGAGTCGATCGGCGTATACGCCCGGGTATCCCCCGAGAACAAGATCCGCATTGTTCGGGCATGGCAGCATAGAGGTGCCATAACAGCGATGACGGGAGACGGCGTCAACGACGCTCCGGCGCTCAAGCAGGCCGATATCGGTGTGGCTATGGGCAGCGGAACGGATGTCGCCAAGGATTCGGCGGCGATGATCCTGACCGATGACAACTTCGTATCGATTGTCAAAGCGGTTGGCGTCGGGCGCACTGTTTTTGACAACATCAAGAAGGCCATTGCCTATCTGTTCGCCGGGAACCTGGGAGCGATTATCGCGATTCTGGTCGCTCTTGTCCTGAATTGGATCAATCCCTTTACGGCAATTCAGCTTCTCTTCATTAACCTGGTCAACGATTCGCTGCCTGCCATCGCTCTGGGGATGGAGAAGGCTGAGCCGGATGTCATGCGGCGCAAGCCCCGCGACATTAAGGAAGGCATCTTCGCCGGAGGAACGCTCCGGGTCGTCATTGTGCGCGGTCTGCTGATCGGCGGGGCGGTGATCATCTCCCAGTATATCGGCATGCAGCATTCCGAGGAAATGAGCGTCGCCATGGCGTTCTCCACGCTCATTCTGGCCCGGACCCTTCAGACCTTCGCGGCCCGCTCCAACTCGCAGACTGCATTCCAGGCAGGCTTCTTCAGCAACCGGTACGTTGCCGGGGCGGTTATTCTATGTCTGTGTCTGTATGGGTTCACCGTTCTGCCGGGCGTACGCCGCTTCTTCTCCATACCGGAGCAGTTCGGGCTTGAGCACGGCCTTACAGCAGCCGGACTCGCTCTGGCGGCCGTTATTCTGATGGAGCTGATCAAGTTCGCGGGTAATGCCGCGCGGCGTACCAAGGCCATGACTTCCTGA